A window of the Calditrichia bacterium genome harbors these coding sequences:
- a CDS encoding WbqC family protein — translation MILGAHQPNYLPWIGFFHKIAQSDKFVLAENVQFSTQSYINRTRIKSADGAAHWLTVPVHSGDGNLLIKDIRIDNSKNWRKKHWKTIQLNYGKSPYFDRYAPFFESLFSKEWQFLADLNIETITYVCENYSIRTPLVSDSSLKIDAENPSDRIIQMTKITDCDAYLSGSGASKNYLDREQFSTTGIALKFTAFDHPAYAQRHGKFLQGLSVIDFLFNAADTARKFFEIAQSSKTNSRRFDDVYRTSP, via the coding sequence ATGATTTTGGGCGCACACCAACCGAACTATCTCCCATGGATTGGATTTTTTCACAAAATCGCCCAATCGGACAAGTTTGTGCTCGCGGAAAACGTCCAGTTTTCAACCCAAAGTTATATCAACAGAACCCGGATCAAATCCGCAGATGGCGCGGCGCACTGGCTGACTGTGCCGGTGCATTCCGGCGACGGAAATTTGCTGATCAAAGACATTCGCATCGACAACAGTAAAAACTGGCGAAAAAAACACTGGAAGACCATTCAGCTAAATTACGGAAAATCCCCCTATTTTGATCGATATGCGCCGTTTTTTGAATCATTATTTTCAAAAGAATGGCAGTTTTTGGCTGATTTGAATATTGAAACAATAACGTATGTTTGCGAAAACTACAGTATTCGCACGCCGCTGGTTTCTGATTCATCGCTGAAAATCGACGCCGAAAACCCCAGTGACCGGATCATTCAAATGACCAAAATTACAGACTGCGATGCGTATCTATCCGGCAGCGGCGCCAGCAAGAATTATCTCGATCGGGAGCAGTTCTCGACTACAGGAATTGCGCTGAAATTCACAGCCTTTGACCACCCGGCGTATGCCCAACGCCACGGCAAATTTTTGCAGGGGTTATCGGTGATTGATTTTTTATTCAACGCCGCAGACACCGCACGGAAATTTTTTGAAATCGCCCAATCCTCCAAAACAAATTCCCGGAGATTTGATGATGTCTATCGAACAAGCCCATGA
- a CDS encoding glycosyltransferase family 4 protein, whose amino-acid sequence MSIEQAHEKRPKIALLTDTFVVGGGLQHISQIARSMPEIVFGIFANGGSEFGKLAALSNVWIFPDGYHLENLRRFQPDLVHIHHLKPLLTVLNNPLRKTPFPVLFTVHGLHIHKYEFLKGFSSQIKYQLRFYLEKYLLKKVKKVITVSEEDAEFVRQNYGIANPVCIPNGIDYDEISTADYTKSELRQNLNLPENARIFLTVARFPFQKAHDILLAAIAKNQTKLRQSSAIFVLIGDGEFFSEMQQLATSTGISDLLMFLGRRHNVPDFMHASDYFLLPSRWEGFPITLLEAAGCNLPIVASDTFGNREIVFHRRSGLLFENENSDELSKILCDVLAGKYDMQAFADAAYLYVNANFTAEIMVEKIRDVYESVLQTEVVFSEMV is encoded by the coding sequence ATGTCTATCGAACAAGCCCATGAGAAACGCCCCAAAATTGCGCTGCTCACCGATACCTTTGTTGTCGGTGGCGGCTTGCAGCATATTTCCCAAATTGCCCGTTCGATGCCGGAAATCGTGTTCGGTATTTTCGCAAATGGCGGCAGCGAATTTGGTAAATTGGCTGCGTTGTCGAATGTCTGGATTTTCCCCGACGGCTACCATTTGGAAAATTTGCGCCGGTTTCAACCGGATCTGGTTCATATTCATCACCTCAAACCGCTGCTCACGGTTTTAAACAACCCGTTACGGAAAACTCCATTTCCAGTTTTGTTCACCGTTCACGGGTTGCACATTCATAAATATGAATTTTTAAAAGGGTTTAGTAGCCAAATTAAGTATCAACTGCGTTTTTATTTGGAAAAATATTTGCTGAAAAAAGTAAAAAAAGTGATCACCGTTTCTGAGGAAGATGCTGAATTTGTGCGCCAAAATTATGGGATTGCGAATCCGGTTTGTATCCCAAACGGCATTGATTACGACGAAATTAGTACTGCTGATTATACAAAATCCGAATTACGGCAAAACTTAAATTTACCGGAAAATGCCCGGATTTTTCTCACTGTCGCCCGTTTTCCGTTTCAAAAAGCACACGATATTTTACTCGCAGCAATTGCCAAAAATCAGACAAAATTGCGTCAAAGTAGCGCAATATTTGTGCTCATTGGCGATGGCGAGTTTTTTTCGGAAATGCAACAATTGGCAACATCAACCGGCATTTCCGATCTGCTAATGTTTTTGGGCAGGCGCCACAATGTGCCCGATTTTATGCATGCCAGTGATTATTTTCTCCTCCCTTCGCGGTGGGAAGGTTTCCCGATTACGCTGCTCGAGGCAGCCGGATGTAACTTGCCGATTGTTGCGTCGGACACCTTTGGCAATCGCGAAATTGTGTTTCACCGGCGCAGCGGGCTTCTGTTTGAAAATGAAAACTCAGATGAATTATCAAAAATTTTATGTGATGTTTTGGCAGGAAAATATGATATGCAGGCGTTTGCAGATGCAGCGTATCTGTATGTAAATGCTAATTTTACAGCCGAAATTATGGTTGAAAAAATAAGGGATGTTTACGAATCGGTGCTGCAAACCGAGGTTGTTTTCAGCGAAATGGTTTAG
- a CDS encoding glycosyltransferase family 4 protein — protein sequence MLKIYYICAVDLSNFDAQRTHILEVISEMQTLGNDVMLLLPRFQSTIENFPFNICPINVLLKSSKLKFVEYEIRLFFVLLWRCLRNRPDVLFTRKGFLTIAPGIIGKILRIKTVLEVNGIVADEVKSAFGLPDVAVAIFEKIERWNCRISDKIIAVTDGLKSMISERFSVDKSRIIVISNGVNIHRFHPNGRLTGTGIRLGFVGNLVNWAGVEILVRSLPLIRQHFQNVELLIVGDGQERRDLENLVQSQNVQSQVTFAGKVAPQEVPDFINQCDICYVPAIAGRNSKIGGSSLKLYEYLACGKPVIVSDIPGLDMVRTHQLGRVVPPGDVAALASATIDLLRNPDELRTIATRARAIAEQQFTWTQTTEKIMEICAKKG from the coding sequence ATGCTGAAAATATATTACATTTGTGCGGTCGATTTATCAAATTTCGACGCCCAGCGCACCCACATTTTGGAAGTCATTTCCGAAATGCAAACGCTCGGCAACGATGTAATGTTGCTCCTCCCCCGCTTTCAATCCACCATCGAAAATTTCCCGTTCAACATTTGCCCGATAAATGTGTTGCTCAAATCCAGCAAACTGAAATTTGTCGAATACGAAATCCGGCTGTTTTTTGTGTTACTGTGGCGCTGTTTGCGCAATCGTCCGGATGTGTTGTTCACCCGAAAAGGCTTTTTGACAATTGCACCGGGAATTATCGGAAAAATATTGCGGATAAAAACCGTTCTCGAAGTCAACGGCATTGTTGCAGACGAAGTAAAAAGCGCATTCGGTTTGCCCGATGTTGCGGTGGCGATATTTGAGAAAATTGAACGCTGGAACTGCCGGATTTCCGACAAAATAATTGCGGTAACCGACGGACTGAAATCGATGATTTCGGAACGCTTTTCGGTCGATAAATCTCGTATTATTGTAATATCTAACGGTGTGAACATCCATCGATTTCACCCAAACGGCAGACTAACCGGAACCGGTATCCGGTTGGGATTTGTGGGAAATTTAGTCAATTGGGCAGGCGTGGAAATTCTGGTTCGCAGCCTTCCGCTGATTCGTCAACACTTCCAAAATGTAGAACTCCTGATCGTTGGTGACGGGCAGGAGCGGCGAGATCTGGAGAATTTGGTGCAATCACAGAATGTTCAATCGCAGGTCACTTTCGCCGGAAAAGTTGCTCCGCAGGAAGTGCCGGATTTTATCAATCAGTGCGATATTTGTTATGTGCCGGCAATTGCCGGACGGAATAGCAAAATCGGCGGTTCATCGCTGAAATTATATGAATATTTGGCGTGCGGAAAACCGGTGATCGTTTCCGATATTCCCGGTTTGGATATGGTGCGAACGCACCAATTGGGACGAGTGGTGCCCCCCGGCGATGTTGCTGCGTTGGCGTCTGCAACCATCGATTTATTACGCAATCCGGATGAGTTGCGGACAATCGCAACGCGGGCGCGAGCCATCGCAGAACAGCAATTTACCTGGACGCAAACCACTGAAAAAATTATGGAAATCTGCGCAAAAAAGGGCTAA
- the ppk2 gene encoding polyphosphate kinase 2 yields MSRKNYKSELRQLQTELVKLQKWVQETQQRVLIIFEGRDTAGKGGAIRRFTRYLNPRAMRVVALPKPTDRERGQWYFQRYVAQLPAAGEIVFFDRSWYNRAVVEPVMGFCSESEYHHFLKQVPEFENMLHEDGILMFKLWFSIDIEEQKRRLQERRTNLLKQWKLSTTDLLAQKKWHEFTRYKEAMFEHTHREHSPWAIIKGNNKQLARLESMRYVLSQINYKDKAKADINFTPNAKVLQVYSPEK; encoded by the coding sequence ATGAGCAGAAAAAATTACAAATCGGAGTTGCGCCAATTGCAAACGGAATTGGTGAAATTGCAAAAATGGGTGCAGGAAACCCAGCAACGGGTGCTGATTATTTTTGAAGGGCGCGATACCGCGGGCAAAGGCGGCGCTATCCGCAGATTCACCCGATACCTGAATCCGCGGGCAATGCGGGTTGTGGCGCTGCCCAAACCCACCGATCGCGAGCGCGGACAATGGTATTTTCAACGCTATGTTGCCCAATTGCCCGCCGCCGGGGAAATCGTTTTTTTCGATCGGAGTTGGTACAATCGCGCGGTTGTTGAGCCGGTGATGGGATTTTGCAGCGAATCCGAATATCACCATTTTTTGAAACAGGTACCCGAATTCGAAAACATGCTTCACGAAGACGGCATTCTGATGTTCAAACTCTGGTTTTCAATCGATATCGAAGAACAAAAACGACGACTGCAGGAACGTCGCACCAATTTATTGAAACAATGGAAACTGAGCACCACCGACTTGCTGGCGCAAAAAAAATGGCACGAATTCACCCGTTACAAAGAGGCAATGTTCGAACACACCCACCGCGAACACAGCCCGTGGGCAATTATCAAAGGTAACAACAAACAGCTCGCACGACTGGAATCGATGCGCTATGTTTTATCGCAAATCAATTACAAAGATAAAGCGAAAGCCGACATCAATTTTACGCCAAATGCAAAAGTGCTGCAGGTGTATTCCCCGGAAAAATAG
- a CDS encoding phosphoenolpyruvate synthase: MMKFIAMLGLIFHLVLMQLVVFAQPVDDAAITRLITEFKKDVRGPYQAIRWFCPDGRVLPPQERCNQPGAIQHALPKNIVQKIAEERGIWLGQILAGTPAEAFLDAEHLFSRAKQYQIEQYLTRIDDGWILRRARYYRGAIQAEDEAAWSAQFLSKQLADTQMIAEQFFLLRQWAKDLPQESRGNRWDNIRALSLVLGDSIPAFMDLRIKLHGQPESGDVQRVKDFRNQHRDKLKPNLLTFLNDLIADLEIAFRPADLKLLNSYLPRLAPDSPVALQIQKIMQYSNLSDSLRNTLPFINDVSELLLRIRQTLPAIPRTTTRFQMLNLSITMERMLFQSAINFQTKHLAQEIALMHALAKAAAGCGYLEMWEWDAIRNRLAASPEIKFMTLGEFQSLSEDARRVLEWSVGMIRTHYLSDVNTFAGFEPLSHGFIDDRVRGSILLPLGNSVAKLRESAAKAAGVSNAVLGISNAGQMQGLNPGYAMGELVVVQGSPDGIEFSPKKIYVIERPPADLTPVAGIATVSEGNLVSHVQLLARNLGVPNAVLSAQNLQDLLPFSGQIVFYAVSPRGAITIKLAAQMSAEEKALFDVSKRPDERVAVPTDRLDLRNTLVKLRNLRASDSGKLCGPKAANLGELKYLFPDRVVEGFVIPFGAFRAHFDQQMPGKPITYWQFLQLTFERAALDRRSGKSNDIVEKNILERLAELREAVKTIAFLPGFEAQIRQAFQDNFGKPIGETPVFLRSDTNMEDLKEFTGAGLNLTVFNVLDENRIFQAIRDVWASPYTERSYGWRQKYLLNPENVYPSILVIPTVNVRTSGVLITTGISSNDSRDVTIAFSRGAGGAVEGQAAESYLLRHTGENQLLSPARELRYTLLPESGGTKKGITSLNLSLLQAADLQQLRGVATEIRNRARDSAGQPYSGALDVELGFYNGKIWLFQVRPFVENKRARSSDYLQKMDPQLDLQKTISLEN; encoded by the coding sequence ATGATGAAATTTATAGCGATGTTGGGATTGATTTTTCATTTAGTGTTGATGCAACTGGTTGTTTTTGCTCAACCTGTCGATGACGCGGCAATCACCCGATTAATTACCGAATTCAAAAAGGATGTTCGCGGACCCTATCAGGCGATTCGCTGGTTTTGCCCGGACGGGCGGGTGCTGCCACCGCAGGAACGCTGCAATCAACCCGGTGCGATTCAGCATGCGCTGCCAAAAAACATTGTTCAAAAAATTGCCGAAGAACGGGGGATTTGGCTGGGGCAAATTCTCGCCGGAACGCCTGCCGAAGCGTTTTTGGATGCTGAACATTTGTTCTCCCGCGCCAAACAATATCAGATTGAGCAATATTTAACGCGCATCGATGATGGCTGGATTTTGCGTCGCGCCCGCTATTATCGCGGTGCAATTCAGGCGGAGGACGAAGCCGCGTGGTCCGCACAATTTTTGTCCAAACAGCTTGCCGATACCCAAATGATCGCCGAACAATTTTTTCTGCTCCGGCAATGGGCAAAAGATTTACCGCAAGAAAGCCGCGGCAACCGATGGGACAATATCCGCGCGCTGTCGTTGGTGCTCGGCGATTCCATTCCGGCATTCATGGATTTGCGAATCAAACTGCACGGGCAGCCGGAATCCGGCGATGTGCAACGCGTCAAAGATTTCCGGAATCAGCATCGCGACAAGCTCAAACCCAACCTGTTGACATTTCTCAACGATTTAATTGCCGATCTCGAAATCGCATTTCGACCGGCGGATTTGAAGCTGCTCAATTCATACCTTCCCCGATTGGCACCGGATTCTCCGGTAGCTTTGCAGATACAGAAAATCATGCAATACAGTAATTTGAGTGATTCTTTGCGGAACACGCTGCCGTTTATCAACGATGTTTCCGAATTGCTGCTGCGTATCCGGCAAACCCTGCCGGCAATTCCCCGGACGACAACCCGTTTCCAAATGTTGAATTTGTCCATTACGATGGAACGGATGCTGTTCCAATCTGCCATCAATTTTCAGACGAAACATTTGGCGCAGGAAATCGCGCTGATGCACGCACTGGCAAAAGCCGCCGCCGGATGCGGTTATCTGGAAATGTGGGAATGGGACGCCATTCGCAACCGGTTGGCAGCTTCGCCGGAAATCAAATTTATGACGCTCGGCGAATTTCAGTCGCTCAGCGAAGATGCGCGGCGAGTGCTGGAATGGAGCGTCGGCATGATCCGAACACATTATCTTTCGGATGTCAACACTTTTGCCGGATTTGAGCCGCTCAGCCACGGATTTATCGACGACCGTGTGCGCGGCTCCATTTTGCTGCCGTTGGGCAACAGCGTCGCAAAATTGCGGGAATCTGCGGCAAAAGCAGCTGGTGTTTCCAATGCGGTGCTGGGCATTTCCAATGCCGGACAAATGCAGGGATTAAATCCGGGATATGCGATGGGCGAACTGGTGGTTGTGCAGGGCTCGCCGGATGGCATCGAGTTTTCGCCGAAAAAAATATACGTCATCGAACGACCGCCGGCAGATCTGACGCCGGTTGCCGGTATCGCCACCGTTTCTGAGGGGAATCTGGTATCGCATGTGCAATTGCTGGCGCGAAATCTGGGTGTGCCGAACGCGGTGCTTTCAGCCCAAAATTTGCAGGATTTATTGCCGTTTAGCGGGCAAATCGTGTTTTACGCGGTCTCGCCGCGCGGCGCAATCACGATAAAACTGGCTGCCCAAATGTCTGCGGAAGAGAAGGCATTGTTTGATGTCAGCAAACGCCCGGACGAACGCGTTGCCGTACCCACAGACCGGCTGGATTTGCGGAACACGCTCGTTAAATTGCGCAACCTTCGCGCCAGCGATTCCGGCAAACTCTGCGGACCAAAAGCTGCTAATCTCGGTGAGTTAAAGTATCTGTTTCCCGATAGGGTGGTGGAAGGTTTTGTGATTCCGTTCGGGGCATTCCGGGCACATTTCGATCAGCAAATGCCGGGAAAACCAATCACGTACTGGCAATTTTTGCAACTCACTTTCGAACGCGCTGCATTGGATCGCCGGAGCGGCAAATCCAATGACATCGTTGAAAAAAACATTCTCGAACGATTGGCAGAATTGCGCGAGGCTGTCAAAACCATTGCGTTTTTACCGGGATTTGAGGCGCAAATCCGGCAGGCATTTCAGGATAATTTTGGCAAACCCATCGGCGAAACGCCGGTTTTTCTGCGCAGCGACACCAATATGGAAGATTTGAAAGAATTTACCGGTGCCGGATTGAACCTGACGGTTTTCAACGTTCTCGATGAAAACCGGATTTTTCAGGCGATCCGCGATGTGTGGGCATCGCCATACACAGAGCGCAGCTACGGCTGGCGGCAAAAATATTTGCTCAATCCGGAAAATGTTTACCCATCCATTCTGGTGATCCCGACCGTAAATGTGCGCACATCCGGCGTGCTGATCACCACCGGAATTTCCAGCAACGATAGTCGCGATGTGACCATTGCGTTTAGTCGCGGAGCCGGCGGCGCTGTGGAAGGTCAGGCAGCGGAGTCGTATTTGCTGCGCCACACCGGCGAAAACCAGCTCCTCTCCCCTGCCCGCGAATTGCGATACACGCTGTTGCCTGAATCCGGCGGTACCAAAAAAGGTATCACTTCGCTGAATCTATCTTTGCTGCAAGCTGCTGATTTACAACAACTTCGGGGCGTTGCAACCGAAATTCGCAATCGCGCACGCGACAGCGCCGGACAACCGTACAGCGGCGCGCTGGATGTCGAACTCGGGTTTTATAACGGAAAAATATGGCTGTTCCAGGTTCGTCCCTTTGTCGAAAATAAACGGGCACGATCATCGGATTACCTGCAAAAAATGGATCCGCAATTGGATCTGCAAAAAACAATTTCACTGGAAAATTGA
- a CDS encoding S8 family peptidase — MTREYGSKLRQIDRDELIYRLPPCKIEQVFVATSEIQDWGITMLNIPSLWRVTAGKNMKVAVLDTGIDFTHPDLEGAVIDSKDFSGSVSGPADMQGHGTHVSGIIAARKNTQGVVGVAPEAGLLIGKVLGDNGSGSSRSVTSGIEWAIEQEADIISMSLGSQYPDEFIHSAIKQAIDAGIFVIAAAGNDGFNKVDFPAAHDEVIAVGSIDRRRKISSFSSRGPEVDIVAPGDQILSTYPTRTYARLSGTSMATPFVAGVVALMLAKHKKFGGSTPINNQKDLVDHLRRTAIDLGPEGFDEAYGFGLINPVELMDPEVQQPA; from the coding sequence ATGACACGTGAATACGGCAGCAAGCTACGCCAAATTGACCGCGATGAACTGATTTACCGGTTGCCACCCTGTAAAATTGAACAAGTTTTTGTAGCGACATCGGAAATACAGGATTGGGGCATCACCATGCTCAATATTCCGTCGCTGTGGCGGGTAACCGCCGGAAAAAATATGAAAGTAGCCGTTCTGGATACCGGTATCGATTTCACACACCCCGATTTGGAAGGTGCCGTTATCGATAGCAAAGATTTTTCCGGCAGCGTTTCCGGTCCGGCAGACATGCAGGGACACGGCACTCACGTTTCCGGAATTATCGCAGCGCGGAAAAACACTCAGGGTGTGGTTGGCGTTGCGCCGGAAGCTGGATTGCTGATCGGCAAAGTGCTGGGCGATAATGGCTCCGGCTCGTCCCGTTCGGTAACATCAGGTATCGAATGGGCGATCGAGCAGGAAGCCGACATTATTTCGATGAGCCTCGGCAGCCAATATCCGGATGAATTTATTCACAGCGCCATCAAACAAGCCATCGATGCCGGGATTTTTGTGATTGCCGCCGCCGGAAACGACGGATTCAACAAGGTTGATTTTCCGGCAGCACACGATGAAGTTATCGCCGTTGGCTCGATTGATCGCCGCCGCAAAATTTCCAGTTTCTCCTCGCGTGGTCCGGAAGTGGATATCGTCGCACCCGGAGATCAGATCCTATCTACATATCCCACAAGAACTTATGCACGACTGAGTGGCACCTCCATGGCAACACCCTTTGTTGCCGGCGTTGTTGCGCTGATGCTGGCCAAACACAAAAAATTCGGCGGCAGCACGCCGATCAACAATCAAAAAGATTTGGTGGATCATCTGCGACGCACAGCGATCGATCTCGGTCCGGAAGGTTTTGACGAAGCATACGGTTTCGGGCTGATCAACCCGGTTGAACTGATGGACCCGGAAGTCCAGCAACCCGCCTGA